One Blastocatellia bacterium genomic window carries:
- the acnA gene encoding aconitate hydratase AcnA: MGRGTKDSFGVRSRLSIGSLSVEYFSLAALARAGVPEVARLPFSLKVLVENLLRFEDGRTVTPEDVVAVCRSVTGGRQEREIAFRPARVLMQDFTGVPALVDLAAMRDWMRQQGSDPRRINPLTPVDLVVDHSIQVDQSGTPTAFAENVAREFERNHERYRFLKWGQQAFANFRVVPPGMGIVHQVNLEYLARVVFLEEGLAYPDTLVGTDSHTTMINGIGVLGWGVGGIEAEAAMLGQPIAMLIPEVVGFKLTGELPPGATATDLVLTVTEMLRRKGVVGKFVEFYGPGLRSLSAADRATIANMAPEYGATVGFFPVDEETLRYLRFTGREDDLVALVEAYTKEQGLFRSEETPDPIFSDTIELDLSTVEPSVAGPRRPQDRVPLKDSRRAFRRALVGMVNGEVQKFGAEQLAQWVEGEAVESAPIPLRKRVSVRVNDHEAELGHGSVVIAAITSCTNTSNPTVMIAAGLLAKKAVERGLRAKPWVKTSLAPGSRVVIEYLREAGLLRYLEALRFHLVGYGCTTCIGNSGPLPEPIARAIQEERLVAVAVLSGNRNFEGRVHPLVRANYLASPPLVVAYALAGTMDVDLLAEPLGTDPEGRPVYLKDIWPTPEEIQATMGAAIRREMFRRTYADVFRGEERWNALSAPTGELFAWDEASTYIRRPPFFEEMPIEASPLEDIRGARALLVLGDSVTTDHISPAGSIPVQSPAGQYLIACGVAPSDFNSYGARRGNHEVMIRGTFANIRLRNLLVPDVEGGWTVHFPDGERVTIFEAAERYRAEHVPLLVIAGKEYGSGSSRDWAAKGPRLLGVRAVLAESFERIHRSNLIGMGILPLQFREGENRETLGLTGREIYDIAGLAEGLAPRQMLTVRARREDGSETVFSAIARVDTPIEVEYYRHGGILPYVLRELLKEGR; the protein is encoded by the coding sequence ATGGGCAGGGGGACGAAGGACAGTTTCGGCGTCCGATCCCGACTCTCGATAGGTTCGCTCTCGGTGGAGTACTTCTCTCTGGCGGCCTTAGCGCGGGCGGGCGTGCCAGAGGTCGCGCGACTCCCATTCTCGCTGAAGGTTCTCGTGGAGAACCTCTTGCGTTTTGAGGATGGTCGCACGGTGACGCCTGAGGACGTTGTGGCCGTCTGTCGGAGCGTGACCGGAGGTCGCCAGGAACGCGAGATCGCATTTCGACCGGCGCGCGTCCTCATGCAGGATTTCACCGGCGTGCCAGCGCTCGTGGACCTGGCGGCGATGCGCGATTGGATGCGTCAGCAAGGCAGCGATCCGCGACGCATCAATCCGCTGACTCCGGTGGACTTGGTCGTTGATCACTCCATTCAGGTGGATCAGTCCGGCACGCCGACGGCCTTCGCCGAGAACGTGGCGCGCGAGTTCGAGCGAAATCACGAGCGATATCGCTTCCTGAAATGGGGGCAGCAGGCCTTCGCGAATTTTCGCGTCGTCCCTCCGGGGATGGGGATCGTGCATCAGGTCAATCTCGAATACTTAGCCCGCGTGGTGTTCTTGGAGGAAGGTCTCGCCTATCCGGATACGCTCGTCGGCACGGACTCGCATACGACGATGATCAATGGGATCGGCGTGCTGGGCTGGGGCGTTGGAGGGATCGAAGCGGAAGCTGCGATGCTCGGCCAGCCGATCGCGATGCTCATTCCGGAAGTCGTGGGCTTCAAGCTGACAGGGGAGCTGCCTCCGGGAGCGACGGCCACGGACTTGGTGCTCACCGTCACCGAGATGCTCCGCCGAAAAGGTGTCGTCGGGAAATTCGTGGAATTTTATGGGCCGGGGCTTCGGAGCTTGAGCGCGGCTGATCGCGCGACGATCGCCAACATGGCCCCGGAATATGGTGCGACGGTCGGCTTCTTCCCCGTGGATGAGGAGACATTGCGCTATCTGCGCTTCACCGGACGCGAGGACGACTTGGTGGCGCTCGTCGAGGCATATACGAAGGAGCAAGGGCTCTTCCGAAGCGAAGAGACGCCGGATCCCATCTTCTCCGACACGATCGAGCTGGATCTCAGCACGGTCGAGCCGAGCGTAGCTGGACCCCGCCGTCCTCAAGATCGAGTTCCGCTCAAGGATTCGCGTCGCGCCTTCCGTCGAGCGCTCGTGGGCATGGTCAACGGCGAGGTCCAAAAGTTCGGTGCGGAGCAGCTCGCTCAATGGGTCGAAGGCGAAGCCGTGGAGTCCGCACCCATTCCCCTTCGGAAGCGGGTCTCAGTGCGCGTGAACGATCACGAGGCGGAGCTAGGGCACGGATCGGTCGTCATCGCTGCCATCACCAGTTGTACGAATACATCGAATCCCACGGTGATGATCGCCGCTGGGCTTTTGGCGAAGAAGGCCGTCGAACGTGGGCTTCGAGCCAAGCCTTGGGTGAAAACGAGTCTAGCACCGGGCTCGCGCGTCGTCATCGAGTACTTGCGCGAAGCGGGCTTGCTGCGTTATCTGGAGGCTTTGCGCTTTCACCTCGTCGGCTACGGCTGCACGACGTGCATCGGAAATAGTGGGCCGTTGCCCGAGCCCATCGCTCGCGCGATTCAGGAAGAGAGGCTGGTCGCCGTCGCCGTCTTGAGCGGTAACCGCAATTTTGAAGGGCGCGTGCATCCTCTGGTGCGCGCGAACTATCTGGCCTCGCCGCCACTTGTCGTCGCCTACGCGCTGGCGGGCACGATGGATGTGGATCTGCTGGCAGAGCCGCTTGGGACAGATCCCGAAGGCCGTCCCGTGTATCTGAAGGACATCTGGCCGACGCCTGAGGAGATTCAGGCGACAATGGGCGCCGCCATTCGCCGCGAGATGTTCCGCCGAACCTACGCCGACGTCTTCCGCGGCGAGGAACGCTGGAACGCGCTCTCCGCGCCGACAGGAGAATTGTTCGCATGGGACGAGGCCTCCACGTACATTCGTCGTCCCCCATTTTTCGAGGAGATGCCGATCGAGGCATCTCCCCTCGAGGACATTCGTGGAGCGCGCGCGCTTCTTGTGCTCGGCGATTCGGTGACGACCGATCATATCTCGCCCGCCGGTTCGATTCCCGTTCAAAGCCCAGCCGGGCAATATCTGATCGCGTGCGGCGTCGCCCCTTCGGACTTCAATTCCTATGGAGCGCGACGCGGCAATCACGAGGTGATGATCCGTGGCACGTTCGCCAATATTCGCTTGCGGAATCTGCTCGTGCCGGACGTCGAGGGGGGATGGACCGTGCACTTCCCAGACGGCGAGCGCGTGACGATCTTTGAGGCGGCCGAGCGGTATCGGGCGGAGCATGTGCCGCTTCTGGTCATCGCCGGGAAGGAATATGGTTCGGGCTCTTCGCGGGATTGGGCGGCTAAGGGGCCGCGCCTGCTCGGCGTGCGTGCTGTGCTCGCTGAGAGCTTCGAACGCATTCACCGCAGCAATCTCATCGGGATGGGCATCCTCCCTCTGCAATTTCGCGAAGGGGAGAATCGCGAGACGCTCGGCCTCACCGGTCGTGAGATCTATGACATCGCGGGCTTGGCGGAAGGACTCGCCCCGCGTCAAATGCTCACGGTTCGCGCTCGACGCGAAGATGGCAGCGAGACGGTCTTCTCGGCCATCGCGCGCGTAGATACCCCCATCGAGGTCGAATATTATCGGCACGGCGGCATTCTGCCTTACGTCCTGCGGGAATTGCTGAAAGAAGGTCGGTGA
- a CDS encoding NTPase → MPTVSPTRRHLLITGRPGVGKTTLLRQVAERLVPQAAGFYTLEVRDAAGHRVGFEIVTLEGQRRLLAHVDFQTPYRVSRYGVDVRAMEEVAVPVLERGLTDEAIPFLIVDEIARMELFSHAFVRVLDKILISPKRLIATIQQSSHPVIERIRARPDVELWELTPTNRSELLARLLERLCIR, encoded by the coding sequence ATGCCGACGGTCTCGCCGACGCGACGCCATCTCCTCATCACGGGACGGCCGGGTGTTGGCAAGACGACGCTCCTTCGACAAGTGGCCGAGCGATTGGTCCCACAAGCAGCGGGCTTTTACACGCTCGAAGTGCGAGACGCGGCAGGCCATCGCGTCGGATTTGAGATCGTCACGTTGGAGGGGCAGCGGCGCTTGCTCGCTCACGTGGATTTTCAAACTCCCTATCGCGTCTCCCGATATGGCGTGGACGTTCGCGCGATGGAAGAGGTCGCTGTCCCCGTTCTGGAGCGGGGATTGACTGATGAGGCCATCCCTTTCCTCATCGTGGATGAGATCGCGCGCATGGAACTCTTCTCGCACGCTTTCGTTCGTGTCCTCGACAAGATCTTGATCAGCCCCAAGCGCCTCATCGCGACAATTCAACAAAGCTCCCATCCGGTCATTGAGCGGATCCGCGCGCGCCCCGATGTCGAGCTCTGGGAGTTGACCCCGACGAATCGTTCGGAACTGCTCGCCCGGCTTCTGGAACGTCTGTGCATCCGGTGA
- a CDS encoding cold shock domain-containing protein, which translates to MRGRVKWFNNQKGYGFIEQPDGRPDVFVHYSAIQEEGYKSLKEGQLVEFDLVEGPKGLQAENVVKL; encoded by the coding sequence ATGCGAGGAAGAGTGAAGTGGTTCAACAACCAGAAGGGGTATGGGTTCATCGAGCAACCCGATGGCCGCCCCGATGTGTTCGTCCATTACTCGGCGATTCAAGAGGAGGGGTACAAGTCTCTGAAGGAAGGACAGCTCGTTGAGTTCGATCTCGTAGAAGGTCCGAAGGGATTACAAGCGGAGAACGTGGTGAAACTCTAG
- a CDS encoding EutN/CcmL family microcompartment protein, with protein MAQVIGRVVYTAKDETPHELKLLVISPSLSPDREPAGNPLIATDPVGAGASEFVLWCRGRGMSFPIFPREVPADCPIVGIVDDIATSLHRPARDHFRLDRPSSGEKSLDFLALLL; from the coding sequence TTGGCTCAGGTCATCGGACGCGTCGTTTATACGGCGAAGGATGAGACGCCGCACGAGCTGAAGTTGCTTGTGATTTCCCCCTCTCTCTCTCCGGACAGGGAACCCGCTGGGAATCCCCTCATCGCCACGGATCCTGTCGGCGCCGGAGCGAGCGAATTCGTCCTCTGGTGTCGGGGACGCGGGATGAGCTTCCCGATCTTCCCGCGCGAAGTCCCCGCCGATTGCCCCATCGTCGGGATCGTTGACGACATCGCCACCTCCCTTCATCGCCCAGCGCGAGACCACTTCCGTCTCGACCGGCCTTCAAGTGGCGAAAAAAGTCTTGACTTCCTCGCCCTCTTGCTATAG
- a CDS encoding DUF971 domain-containing protein, with protein MSAHGPIRPSAIKKVGASEIHILWSDGHASIYRASYLRRHCRCALCVDELTGRPTLVPETIPDDLTIISVELVGQYALHFQWSDGHSTGIYPFAQLRALCPCELCASASSRAAPLT; from the coding sequence ATGAGCGCACATGGCCCCATTCGCCCTAGTGCGATTAAGAAGGTCGGAGCGTCCGAGATTCACATCCTCTGGAGCGACGGGCACGCGAGTATCTATCGGGCGAGCTATTTGCGACGTCACTGCCGCTGCGCGCTATGCGTGGACGAGCTGACTGGTCGTCCCACGCTCGTTCCCGAGACGATCCCGGATGACCTCACCATCATCAGCGTCGAGCTGGTCGGCCAGTATGCCCTGCACTTCCAATGGAGCGATGGACACAGCACAGGCATCTATCCGTTCGCGCAGCTTCGCGCCCTCTGCCCGTGCGAGCTGTGCGCGAGCGCATCATCGCGAGCAGCACCTTTGACATGA
- a CDS encoding Mrp/NBP35 family ATP-binding protein, producing the protein MFGKRVSESDVLRALRQVVDPDLHRDIVSLGFIKNLKIEDSVVSFDINLTTPACPVRERMREEARWAVAQLEGVREVRVNLTADVRPHAGLDRSALAGVRNIVAIGSGKGGVGKSTVAVNLAAALHMSGARVGLLDADIYGPAVPIMLGHQQQAEVRGNRILPAEHHRLRFLSMGLFVPGDKPLIWRGPMAHKALQQCLFDVEWGELDYLLVDLPPGTGDVHLTLAQSVPVTGAVIVSTPQDVGLVISMKTLRMFQQTNVPILGIVENMSYYICPHCGAREEIFGHGGARRASEELGVPFLGEIPIDVRIRQQADTGMPIVLADPESPAAHAYRAIAEQLAAQISIVNYQMTPLRIEEVST; encoded by the coding sequence ATGTTCGGCAAGAGGGTCAGCGAGAGCGATGTCCTGCGGGCTCTGCGTCAGGTCGTGGATCCCGATTTGCACCGGGACATCGTCTCGCTGGGATTCATCAAGAATCTCAAGATCGAAGACTCCGTCGTGAGCTTCGACATCAACTTGACCACGCCCGCCTGCCCCGTGAGGGAGCGGATGCGGGAAGAAGCGCGGTGGGCCGTCGCGCAGCTGGAGGGCGTGCGCGAGGTGCGGGTGAACTTGACGGCAGACGTTCGACCGCACGCTGGGTTGGACCGATCTGCGCTCGCCGGAGTGCGAAACATCGTCGCCATCGGCAGCGGCAAGGGCGGTGTGGGTAAATCCACTGTCGCTGTGAATCTGGCCGCTGCTCTGCACATGAGTGGCGCGCGCGTCGGATTGCTCGATGCCGACATTTACGGTCCGGCCGTTCCCATCATGCTCGGGCACCAGCAGCAGGCCGAAGTTCGTGGAAACCGCATCTTGCCCGCCGAACATCACCGCTTGCGCTTCCTCTCGATGGGACTGTTTGTGCCCGGCGATAAGCCGTTGATCTGGCGCGGCCCGATGGCCCATAAGGCCTTGCAACAATGCCTCTTCGATGTGGAGTGGGGGGAGTTGGATTACCTGCTCGTGGATCTGCCCCCTGGGACGGGAGATGTTCACCTGACGTTGGCGCAATCGGTGCCTGTCACCGGCGCCGTCATCGTCTCCACGCCTCAGGACGTGGGATTGGTGATCTCAATGAAGACGCTGCGCATGTTCCAGCAAACGAACGTTCCCATCCTGGGGATCGTGGAGAACATGAGCTATTACATCTGCCCCCACTGCGGCGCCCGCGAAGAGATCTTCGGCCATGGGGGAGCGCGTCGAGCCAGTGAGGAGCTGGGCGTTCCTTTCCTCGGAGAGATCCCCATTGACGTTCGCATTCGTCAGCAGGCCGACACGGGGATGCCGATCGTACTCGCCGATCCGGAATCGCCAGCGGCTCACGCCTATCGTGCGATCGCCGAGCAGTTGGCGGCGCAGATCAGCATCGTGAACTACCAAATGACCCCGCTTCGGATCGAGGAAGTCTCGACATGA
- the erpA gene encoding iron-sulfur cluster insertion protein ErpA, producing MTLTITEAAAAEIKKFIESENLSPERVGLRVRVIPGGCSGFQYDLALDDAPESTDEILEIHGIRVFVDPLSKRYLNGVEIDYVRSVMGSGFTFRNPNARGTCGCGSSFTV from the coding sequence ATGACACTCACGATCACCGAAGCCGCCGCGGCTGAGATCAAGAAATTCATCGAGAGCGAGAATCTCTCGCCGGAGCGGGTCGGCTTGCGCGTGCGCGTCATCCCAGGCGGATGTTCGGGATTTCAGTATGACCTCGCCCTGGATGACGCCCCCGAGAGCACTGACGAGATCTTGGAGATTCACGGGATCCGGGTCTTCGTGGATCCGTTGAGCAAGCGATACCTGAACGGCGTCGAGATTGATTACGTGCGCTCGGTGATGGGCTCAGGATTCACCTTCCGGAATCCGAACGCCCGCGGGACGTGTGGCTGCGGCAGCAGCTTCACCGTTTGA
- a CDS encoding ArsR family transcriptional regulator: MERWSNTNTSTRMRVVERLKQWGSATVAELARELRLSGVSLRRHLDLLERDRLVTAQIQPRGRGRPVKVYRLTEEADRFFPERYSEFAVELLEGVRELFGERALRRLLRHRTTKLIARLRTRLVGKSLRERVQLLTEAMTEMGFLASWEKIGAGRFLLTQAHCPLRRIAAVCPELCEQELRMHEELLRACVTRECFIQDGETVCRYLIRSISTRSKLPSLAR; this comes from the coding sequence ATGGAGCGATGGTCGAATACCAATACGTCCACCCGCATGCGCGTCGTCGAGCGGCTCAAGCAGTGGGGAAGCGCGACGGTCGCGGAATTGGCGCGTGAGCTGCGGCTGTCGGGCGTGAGTCTTCGCCGCCATCTCGATCTGTTGGAGCGCGATCGCTTGGTCACGGCCCAAATTCAGCCTCGAGGGCGTGGACGTCCGGTGAAAGTCTATCGGCTCACGGAGGAGGCCGATCGGTTTTTTCCCGAGCGGTATAGCGAGTTCGCCGTGGAGCTCCTCGAAGGCGTGCGCGAGCTCTTCGGCGAGCGCGCGCTCCGTCGGCTGCTGCGGCATCGGACGACAAAGCTGATCGCGCGGCTCCGGACGCGCCTGGTGGGCAAGTCCCTGCGAGAGCGCGTCCAGCTTTTGACGGAAGCGATGACGGAGATGGGCTTTCTCGCCTCCTGGGAGAAGATCGGCGCCGGCCGCTTCCTCTTGACGCAAGCCCACTGTCCCTTGCGCCGCATCGCAGCGGTCTGTCCAGAACTCTGCGAGCAAGAGCTGCGCATGCACGAGGAACTGCTTCGCGCCTGTGTCACGCGCGAGTGTTTCATCCAAGATGGGGAGACAGTCTGTCGGTACCTGATTCGTTCCATCTCCACTCGGTCGAAACTCCCTTCCTTAGCTCGATGA
- the rlmB gene encoding 23S rRNA (guanosine(2251)-2'-O)-methyltransferase RlmB — protein MTTKPTIVYGWAPVREAIRARGRAVHKVLVARGGKRQRMNELLAEARGAGIPVHIVSRAVLDRLAPQAVHQGVIAYLAAGEYADPEQILAHLTEETLLVLLDHVEDPRNLGAILRTAHGAGAQAVVIPKDRAAGLTEVVAKTSAGAWIHTPLARVTNLAAFCRQLRERAVRIIGVEADGPIPYTEVAYTGPIAFVFGSEGKGLRRLTRAQCDLLVSIPMRGQITSLNVSVAVGIVLFEALRQRANAARA, from the coding sequence ATGACGACGAAGCCCACGATCGTTTACGGATGGGCTCCCGTACGCGAGGCCATTCGCGCTCGAGGCCGAGCGGTGCACAAGGTGCTCGTCGCCCGAGGAGGGAAGCGGCAGCGCATGAACGAGTTGTTGGCTGAGGCGCGCGGTGCGGGCATTCCCGTACACATCGTCTCGCGCGCGGTCTTAGATCGGTTGGCCCCACAGGCCGTTCATCAAGGAGTGATCGCCTATCTGGCGGCCGGCGAATACGCCGATCCGGAACAAATCCTGGCCCATCTCACGGAGGAGACGCTGCTGGTGCTCTTGGATCACGTCGAGGATCCACGCAATTTGGGCGCGATCTTGCGCACGGCGCACGGCGCGGGGGCGCAAGCCGTCGTGATCCCCAAGGATCGCGCCGCCGGTTTGACGGAGGTCGTCGCCAAGACGTCGGCCGGCGCATGGATCCACACGCCGCTGGCGCGCGTGACCAATCTCGCCGCCTTCTGCCGTCAACTGCGCGAGCGCGCCGTGCGCATCATTGGCGTGGAGGCCGATGGTCCCATCCCCTATACAGAGGTGGCGTACACGGGGCCCATCGCTTTCGTCTTCGGCAGCGAAGGGAAAGGATTGCGCCGCCTCACCCGCGCCCAATGCGATCTGCTCGTTTCTATCCCCATGAGGGGGCAAATCACATCGCTCAATGTCTCGGTCGCCGTCGGAATCGTCCTCTTTGAAGCGCTCCGACAGCGCGCCAACGCGGCTCGCGCGTGA
- a CDS encoding HEAT repeat domain-containing protein, translating to MRGLVVILVTLIGSGSFETIAVQENPEAAKRALIEQLRAPDATRRRDALLALSAFHDPALLPLFQMAAQDSEASVRAAAIMALGQFNPTEASMGLKEVIPLLLQAVRDSHPLVRRAAAWTLGRVRDPRATNALREAARDSDAAVRAAAIEALAEHPDDVALPTLLERLQDKDAFVRRQAARALGRWRAQAATIPLITRVTREKDPEVKRAIAWALGEIGDPQATETLRTLSRSPDPYLSEAAREALRKVRARER from the coding sequence ATGCGCGGGCTCGTCGTCATTCTGGTGACGCTCATCGGCAGCGGGAGTTTCGAGACCATCGCCGTTCAAGAGAATCCGGAGGCAGCGAAGCGCGCGCTGATCGAGCAGCTTCGGGCTCCGGACGCGACGCGCCGCCGAGATGCCCTCTTGGCCTTGAGCGCGTTTCACGATCCGGCCTTACTTCCTCTTTTTCAGATGGCAGCTCAGGATTCGGAGGCCAGCGTGCGTGCGGCGGCGATCATGGCTCTGGGGCAGTTCAACCCAACAGAGGCCTCTATGGGGTTGAAGGAAGTGATCCCGCTGCTGCTGCAAGCCGTGAGAGATTCGCATCCGCTGGTTCGACGCGCGGCGGCTTGGACGCTCGGCCGCGTGCGCGATCCGCGAGCGACGAACGCCCTTCGAGAAGCTGCGCGAGATTCGGACGCTGCCGTGCGCGCGGCCGCTATTGAAGCGCTCGCCGAGCATCCGGATGACGTCGCACTTCCCACGCTTCTCGAGCGCTTACAGGACAAGGATGCTTTCGTGCGGCGTCAGGCCGCGCGCGCCTTGGGGCGATGGCGCGCCCAGGCGGCTACGATCCCTCTCATCACGCGGGTGACGCGCGAGAAGGACCCAGAGGTCAAACGCGCGATCGCCTGGGCGCTTGGCGAAATCGGCGATCCACAAGCAACGGAGACGCTGCGGACGCTCTCCCGTTCTCCCGATCCGTACCTGAGCGAGGCGGCTCGCGAAGCGCTCCGCAAGGTCCGCGCTCGCGAGCGCTGA
- a CDS encoding DUF2203 domain-containing protein, whose product MRHERYFSIEEAERALARWRAEIERMAELARTLAARGFDVSAGHYRPGFHPDQLGPYPPEFVTLSQIVARLHREGILVKGLEDGLVDFPHRRPDGEEVYLCWRVGEPRLAYWHPLDTGFAGRRPLEQLR is encoded by the coding sequence ATGCGACATGAGCGGTATTTCTCGATCGAGGAAGCCGAGCGCGCATTGGCGCGCTGGCGCGCGGAGATCGAACGCATGGCCGAACTCGCGCGAACGCTCGCGGCGCGGGGGTTCGATGTCTCGGCGGGGCACTATCGCCCAGGCTTCCATCCCGATCAGCTCGGGCCGTATCCGCCCGAATTCGTCACCCTGTCGCAGATCGTCGCGCGCCTGCACCGCGAGGGCATCCTCGTGAAGGGCCTTGAAGACGGACTCGTGGACTTCCCGCACCGACGTCCTGATGGGGAAGAGGTCTACTTGTGTTGGCGAGTCGGTGAGCCCCGGCTCGCCTATTGGCATCCGCTCGATACCGGATTTGCGGGGCGCCGCCCTCTCGAGCAGTTGCGATGA
- a CDS encoding patatin family protein, with translation MNEREIDRARIARTIQALSDRVAGLRPETALHHILERKLEREAQRWTPRSLKTACVLQGGAMRGVASAGAIIALEQLGFTEAFDAVYGASAGAINGAYFLAGQAAFGTSIYYQDIANRRFINPARLWKIVDMDFLFQEIIARRKRLDLDRVRQNRTPLHIIATEVQTGREVLFSSHDHELDLLAALKASAALPILYPYPVRVGERLYVDGGVVDAIPIERALLDGCTDLLVVLTVPKTHRAKPPSALERMLAARLLRPLSRDLERAFLHRHETYNRALDLALGRRDAPANIVALFLDPQLPLSRLTKDVSVLKRAATQMGRLIFQLFAGEDRESVELLHFVKRPHRGPAESR, from the coding sequence ATGAACGAGCGCGAGATTGATCGCGCGCGGATCGCGCGAACGATCCAAGCGCTCTCAGATCGCGTCGCCGGCCTTCGGCCAGAGACCGCTCTTCACCACATCCTCGAGCGCAAGCTCGAGCGCGAAGCGCAACGGTGGACTCCGCGTTCTCTCAAAACGGCGTGCGTCCTTCAAGGCGGCGCCATGCGCGGCGTCGCCAGCGCCGGCGCTATTATCGCTTTGGAGCAACTCGGCTTCACCGAGGCCTTCGACGCCGTCTACGGCGCTTCGGCGGGAGCCATCAACGGTGCGTACTTCCTGGCCGGACAAGCTGCCTTCGGCACCTCGATCTACTACCAGGACATCGCCAATCGCCGCTTCATCAATCCCGCGCGCTTGTGGAAAATCGTGGACATGGACTTCCTCTTCCAAGAGATCATCGCCCGCCGAAAACGGCTCGATCTCGATCGCGTGCGCCAAAATCGAACGCCGCTCCACATCATCGCGACCGAAGTTCAAACCGGGCGCGAAGTCCTCTTCAGCAGCCATGACCATGAGCTCGATCTGCTCGCCGCGCTCAAAGCCAGCGCCGCTTTGCCGATCCTTTACCCCTATCCGGTGCGCGTCGGCGAGCGCCTCTACGTGGATGGCGGCGTCGTGGACGCGATTCCCATCGAGCGCGCCCTGCTCGACGGATGCACGGATCTCCTGGTCGTGCTCACCGTCCCCAAGACCCATCGCGCCAAGCCCCCCAGCGCCCTCGAACGCATGTTGGCCGCTCGGCTGCTCCGTCCGCTCAGTCGGGATCTCGAACGCGCCTTCCTCCATCGGCACGAAACCTACAATCGCGCCCTCGATCTCGCCCTCGGTCGTCGCGACGCGCCGGCGAACATCGTGGCGCTTTTTCTCGATCCTCAACTTCCGCTCAGCCGTCTGACGAAGGACGTCAGCGTGCTCAAACGGGCGGCCACGCAAATGGGCCGTCTCATCTTCCAACTCTTCGCTGGAGAAGACCGCGAGTCGGTCGAGCTGCTGCACTTCGTGAAGCGTCCCCATCGAGGGCCTGCAGAGAGCCGATGA
- a CDS encoding ribonuclease HII: protein MKRRRPQTCTATLERELNRLGYRLIAGVDEVGRGAWAGPVVAAAVILDLDRLPEGLDDSKRLSPSRREQLFQAISNTARAIALGIVDAREIDRTNILHATKRAMRQAIEGLHPRPDFLLIDAVKLDDVGIPGRALIRGDQISVSIAAASIIAKVTRDRLMRAYDRLYPGYGFAQHVGYGTPAHRDALARLGPCPLHRLSFRGVRQLPLDVRSQPEKTRPP, encoded by the coding sequence ATGAAACGACGACGACCGCAGACGTGCACGGCGACGCTGGAACGAGAACTGAATCGCCTCGGCTACCGGCTCATCGCCGGCGTGGATGAGGTCGGACGCGGCGCTTGGGCTGGGCCGGTGGTGGCGGCCGCTGTGATCCTCGATCTCGATCGCTTGCCCGAGGGCCTGGATGATTCCAAACGCCTCTCACCAAGCCGCCGAGAGCAACTCTTTCAAGCGATTTCGAACACGGCTCGCGCCATCGCCCTCGGGATCGTGGACGCGCGTGAGATTGACCGCACGAACATCTTGCACGCCACCAAACGCGCCATGCGGCAGGCGATCGAAGGGCTTCACCCCCGCCCCGACTTTCTGCTCATCGATGCCGTGAAGCTCGACGATGTGGGGATCCCTGGCCGAGCGCTCATCCGCGGAGACCAAATTTCAGTCTCCATCGCCGCGGCCTCGATCATCGCCAAGGTCACGCGCGATCGCCTCATGCGAGCATACGATCGGCTTTACCCCGGCTACGGCTTCGCCCAACACGTGGGCTACGGCACGCCAGCGCATCGAGACGCGCTCGCGCGACTCGGCCCGTGTCCCCTCCACCGCCTTTCTTTCCGAGGCGTCCGGCAACTTCCGCTCGACGTTCGATCCCAACCCGAAAAGACGCGTCCTCCATGA